In Miscanthus floridulus cultivar M001 chromosome 5, ASM1932011v1, whole genome shotgun sequence, one genomic interval encodes:
- the LOC136455513 gene encoding uncharacterized protein, protein MAVPNYTYLKLKMPSPCGVITIGTSFQHAYECEIECCEHAVAIDATKELAAIREEVVEEAPDPRRLAGSFEPVECANEVLIDLNGSEGKVVCIGTTLSSK, encoded by the coding sequence atggctgtccccaactacacctatctgaagttgaagatgccaagtccatgcggggtcatcaccatcggcacctccttccagcatgcctacgagtgcgagaTCGAGTGTTGCGAACACGCCGTGGCAATTGATGCCaccaaagagcttgcggccatcagggaggaggtcgtcgaagaagcacccgaccccaggcGGTTGGCTGGGTCTTTTGAGCCTGTAGAGTGCGCCAacgaggtcctcatagacctcaacggctccgagggcaaagtggtgtgcatcggcaccacactttcctccaaatag